Proteins from one Salvelinus fontinalis isolate EN_2023a unplaced genomic scaffold, ASM2944872v1 scaffold_0587, whole genome shotgun sequence genomic window:
- the LOC129846564 gene encoding putative proline-rich protein 21, producing MSFSPLPFSFLVSSFLVSSFLVSSFLVSTSLLSSSLLVPCLLFPPRSLSPRSLSPLPLSPLPSSFLVSTSLVSSSLLVPCLLFPCLLFPPRSLSPRPFSPLPFSVLVSSSLLVPCLLFPCLLFPPLPLSPLPSSFLVSSSLVSSSLLVPCLHFPCLFFPPRSLSPLPFSPLPFSFLVSSFLVFSFLVSSSLLVPCLLVPCLHFRSLLFPSRSLSPRSLSPRSLSPLPFSPLPFSFLVSSSLLVPCLLVPCLLFPCLLFPPRSLSPRSLSPLPLSPLPSSFLVSSFLVSTSVLSSSLLVPCLLVPCLLVPSLLFPSRSLSPHSFPPRSFPPRSL from the exons atgtctttctctcctcttcccttctctttcCTTGTCTCCTCGTTCCTTGTCTCCTCATTCCTTGTCTCCTCGTTCCTTGTCTccacttcccttctctcctcttcccttctcgttccttgtctcctcttccctcctcgttccttgtctcctcgttccttgtctcctcttcccttgtctcctcttccctcctcgttCCTTGTCTCCACTTCCcttgtctcctcttccctcctcgttccttgtctcctcttcccttgtctcctcttccctcctcgttCCTTGTCTCCTCGTCCCTTCTCTCCACTTCCCTTCTCTGTCcttgtctcctcttccctcctcgttccttgtctcctcttcccttgtctcctcttccctcctcttcccttgtctcctcttccctcctcgttccttgtctcctcttcccttgtctcctcttccctcctcgttCCTTGTCTCCACTTCCCTTGTCTCTTCTTCCCTCCTCGTTCCTTGTCTccacttcccttctctcctcttcctttctctttccttgtctcctcgttccttgtcttctcgttccttgtctcctcttccctcctcgttCCTTGTCTCCTCGTTCCTTGTCTCCACTTCcgttctctcctcttcccttctcgttccttgtctcctcgttccttgtctcctcgttccttgtctccacttcccttctctcctcttcccttctcgttccttgtctcctcttccctcctcgttccttgtctcctcgttccttgtctcctcttcccttgtctcctcttccctcctcgttCCTTGTCTCCTCGTTCCTTGTCTCCACTTCCcttgtctcctcttccctcctcgttCCTTGTCTCCTCGTTCCTTGTCTCCACTTCcgttctctcctcttccctcctcgttccttgtctcctcgttccttgtctcctcgttccttctctcctcttcccttctcgtTCCTTGTCTCCTCATTCCTTCCCTCCTCGTTCCTTCCCTCCTCGTTCCTT ATGA